One Frankia alni ACN14a DNA window includes the following coding sequences:
- a CDS encoding bifunctional RNase H/acid phosphatase yields MSTVRRLVVEADGGSRGNPGPAGYGAVVRDAADGTVLAERAASIGHATNNVAEYSGLIAGLRAAAEIAPDAEVEARLDSKLVVEQMSGRWKVKHPAMRPLADEAAALARTFPAVRYQWVPRARNADADRLANEAMDAAAAGRSWEPSVPQSPDPAPHRAPTTNRLSGWMAPPAPPTTTVLLRHGQTPLSVDKRFSGTVEASLTDLGMSQAAAVADRLRDEPFDLIVSSPLKRARQTAEALGRDYVVDDDLRETSFGAWEGMTFGEVRERFPDELNAWLADPNVPPPGGESLISTVTRVARVRDRLLAEQPGKRVLVVSHVTPIKGLTQLALAAEPTVLYRLHLDLVSLTTIDWYSDGPAVLRGFNDTHHSANLTTYGE; encoded by the coding sequence ATGAGCACGGTGCGCAGGCTGGTCGTCGAGGCCGACGGCGGATCCCGGGGCAATCCGGGCCCGGCCGGCTACGGCGCCGTGGTCCGTGACGCCGCGGACGGGACGGTGCTCGCCGAGCGGGCCGCGTCGATCGGCCATGCCACGAACAACGTCGCCGAGTATTCGGGTCTCATCGCCGGGCTGCGGGCCGCCGCCGAGATCGCCCCGGACGCCGAGGTGGAGGCCCGGCTGGACTCCAAGCTCGTCGTCGAGCAGATGAGCGGCCGCTGGAAGGTCAAGCACCCGGCGATGCGCCCCCTGGCCGACGAGGCCGCCGCACTCGCCCGCACCTTCCCCGCCGTGCGCTACCAGTGGGTGCCCCGCGCCCGCAACGCCGATGCGGACCGCCTCGCCAACGAGGCGATGGACGCCGCCGCGGCCGGGCGCAGCTGGGAGCCGTCGGTCCCGCAGTCACCGGATCCGGCGCCGCACCGAGCCCCCACCACCAACCGCCTCTCCGGCTGGATGGCCCCGCCCGCCCCACCGACGACGACGGTGCTGCTGCGCCACGGCCAGACACCGCTGTCGGTGGACAAGCGGTTCAGCGGGACGGTGGAGGCGTCGCTGACCGACCTGGGGATGAGTCAGGCCGCCGCGGTCGCCGACCGGCTGCGTGACGAGCCGTTCGACCTGATCGTCAGCTCGCCGCTCAAGCGCGCCCGGCAGACCGCCGAGGCGCTGGGCCGCGACTACGTCGTCGACGACGACCTGCGGGAGACCAGCTTCGGCGCCTGGGAGGGGATGACCTTCGGCGAGGTGCGCGAACGCTTCCCCGACGAGCTCAACGCCTGGCTCGCCGACCCGAACGTCCCGCCGCCCGGCGGGGAGAGCCTGATCTCGACCGTGACCCGGGTGGCCCGGGTCCGCGACCGGCTGCTCGCCGAGCAGCCCGGCAAGCGGGTCCTCGTCGTCTCGCACGTCACGCCGATCAAGGGCCTCACCCAGCTCGCGCTGGCCGCGGAGCCGACCGTCCTGTACCGCCTGCACCTGGACCTGGTCTCGCTGACCACGATCGACTGGTACTCCGACGGCCCCGCCGTGCTGCGCGGCTTCAACGACACACACCACTCCGCCAACCTGACCACCTACGGCGAATAG
- a CDS encoding zinc ribbon domain-containing protein has protein sequence MKADPAIQLRLLDLQALDAGLDRLAARRRGLPELAVITERTAALGTIDDDVVEVRTELGDVTRAQRKLENEIELVRTRSARDSQRLESGAVTNSRELENLQAELASLARRQGVLEDDALEKMEAVEGLEGRLAALDQRRADLQAEIDAAITARDKAYAEIDTESARMRQDRQALAPTLPEALVTLYERIRASSGGVGAAPLLRRRCQGCHLELSGGDLRAVAAAPVDEVVRCEECRRILVRTPESGL, from the coding sequence ATGAAGGCCGACCCAGCAATCCAGCTCCGCCTGCTTGACCTGCAGGCCCTCGACGCCGGCCTCGACCGGCTGGCCGCCCGCCGCCGCGGGCTGCCCGAACTCGCCGTCATCACCGAACGCACCGCCGCCCTGGGCACCATCGACGACGATGTCGTCGAGGTGCGCACCGAGCTGGGGGACGTCACCCGCGCCCAGCGCAAGCTGGAGAACGAGATCGAGCTCGTCCGGACCCGCTCCGCCCGCGACTCGCAGCGGCTGGAGTCCGGAGCGGTGACGAACTCCCGCGAGCTGGAGAACCTTCAGGCGGAGCTGGCCTCCCTGGCCCGCCGCCAGGGTGTTCTCGAGGACGACGCGCTGGAGAAGATGGAGGCCGTCGAGGGCCTGGAGGGACGGCTTGCGGCCCTCGACCAGCGCCGCGCCGACCTGCAGGCGGAGATCGACGCCGCGATCACCGCCCGCGACAAGGCGTACGCCGAGATCGACACCGAGTCCGCCCGAATGCGTCAGGACCGCCAGGCCCTCGCCCCGACGCTGCCCGAGGCGCTCGTGACGTTGTACGAGCGGATCCGGGCGTCCTCCGGCGGGGTCGGCGCGGCACCGTTGCTGCGCCGGCGCTGCCAGGGCTGCCATCTCGAGCTCTCCGGCGGCGATCTGCGGGCGGTCGCCGCGGCACCCGTCGACGAGGTCGTGCGGTGCGAGGAATGTCGGCGCATCCTGGTCCGTACCCCCGAGTCGGGGCTGTAG